In Streptomyces sp. NBC_00414, a single window of DNA contains:
- the mycP gene encoding type VII secretion-associated serine protease mycosin, with the protein MSREAPRGTPKARRRRGFLVAAMAAGLALLPSTAAHADGIRAKQWALEAMHTQEAWGTTKGEGITVAVLDTGVDDEHPDLAGNVLTGKDMVGFGADRGDRSWARHGTAMAGIIAGHGHGSGNADGVMGIAPEAKILPVRVILEDGDSARGKARDTRGNALADGIRWAADHGADVINLSLGDDSKSAHPEASEDAAVQYALKKGAAVVASAGNGGEKGDHISYPAAYPGVIAATAVDRYGTRASFSTRRWYATVSAPGVDVVIADPDRKYYEGWGTSAASAFVSGAVALVKAAHPGLSPAQIKDLLEETARNAPSGGRDDSRGYGFVDPAAAIKAAAGLKPENLSAAADSDAYFGKGPDAAEEDGPSTAWAGPLAGSAGGVLLVVAVILWRGSRRPRSPEGSPTASEGSWD; encoded by the coding sequence ATGAGCCGTGAGGCGCCCCGCGGAACCCCGAAGGCCCGCCGCCGAAGGGGATTCCTGGTCGCCGCCATGGCCGCCGGACTCGCCCTGCTGCCCTCCACCGCCGCCCACGCGGACGGCATCCGCGCGAAGCAGTGGGCGCTGGAGGCGATGCACACCCAGGAGGCCTGGGGGACGACGAAGGGCGAGGGCATCACGGTCGCCGTCCTCGACACGGGCGTCGACGACGAACACCCCGACCTGGCGGGCAACGTCCTCACCGGCAAGGACATGGTCGGTTTCGGCGCGGACCGGGGCGACCGTTCCTGGGCCCGCCACGGCACGGCGATGGCCGGCATCATCGCGGGCCACGGACACGGCTCGGGCAACGCCGACGGAGTCATGGGCATCGCCCCCGAAGCGAAGATCCTCCCCGTCCGCGTGATCCTCGAAGACGGCGACTCGGCCCGCGGCAAGGCCCGCGACACCCGTGGCAACGCCCTCGCCGACGGCATCCGCTGGGCCGCCGACCACGGCGCCGACGTCATCAACCTCTCCCTCGGCGACGACTCCAAGTCCGCCCACCCGGAGGCCTCCGAGGACGCCGCCGTGCAGTACGCCCTGAAGAAGGGCGCCGCCGTGGTCGCCTCGGCAGGCAACGGCGGCGAGAAGGGCGACCACATCTCGTACCCGGCGGCCTACCCGGGCGTGATCGCCGCGACCGCCGTCGACCGCTACGGCACCCGGGCCTCGTTCTCCACCCGCCGCTGGTACGCCACGGTCAGCGCCCCCGGCGTCGACGTGGTGATAGCGGACCCCGACCGGAAGTACTACGAGGGCTGGGGCACCAGCGCGGCCTCGGCGTTCGTCTCGGGCGCCGTCGCCCTCGTCAAGGCGGCCCACCCCGGCCTGTCCCCGGCGCAGATCAAGGACCTCCTGGAGGAGACGGCCCGCAACGCTCCCTCCGGTGGCCGGGACGACTCCCGGGGATACGGCTTCGTGGACCCCGCGGCGGCCATCAAGGCGGCGGCCGGTCTGAAGCCGGAGAACCTGAGCGCGGCGGCCGACTCCGACGCGTACTTCGGCAAGGGCCCGGACGCCGCCGAGGAGGACGGGCCCTCGACCGCCTGGGCCGGCCCGCTGGCGGGCAGCGCCGGCGGCGTGCTCCTCGTCGTGGCGGTCATCCTCTGGCGAGGCAGCAGACGACCCCGAAGCCCGGAAGGCAGCCCGACGGCCTCCGAGGGCTCCTGGGACTGA